ATTCGCAGCAGTCTGGGAATAAGTCAAATGCACGTTCAAATTCTTTGATTGCAGTATCAATCAAAGTGGGAGATCTGGTCATAGCAGCATGTCGATAATCCATGTAACATTTCTGAGCAAAGGCAATTCCTGATTtaggatttaatttcaatgctTTCTCTGAATCTTCTTTGGCTTCATCAACTTTGTCCAACAACAAATTAACTTGTCCACGGTGATGGTAGACATCTCCACACTCGGAATCAATCTCGACAGCCGTTTTAAAGTCCGCAAAACATTTGTCTGGATTTTCTAACTGCATGTTCATCGTCGCTCTTTTTATCAGCGCGTTAACTTTAACGTTCTTTGGTGACTCCTCGCTGTTGATTACCGCATTCAAGTCCTCGATCGCGTCCTCGTGTTGACCGAGTAATAAATAGAAGGTACCACGTAGAAggtgtaattttaatttaacctgAGTGTCTTCTGGACCGGAGCTTTCTATTTTGCTTGTACATGCATCAATTATATCGTCATAATTTTCATCTTTAAACATTTGGATTACTTCTGCTAGAGCTctgttaaatatattaattaaatattaaacatattttcaattaaattttatttagctgATTAAAACATACGTATTGTCATTGTCATCAGAGTCATCAGAAAATATTGGGTCGCTTTTAAATGAACTGAAGtacgtttttataaaatgtttactGGGCATAACAAGTTTTCTTTTCTTCATATGTTCATGGGCATGCTGTTTACCTGaaatttaatctagttttttttcacaactctttaaaaataaaaaaattaaattaatagaattaCCTAATTCCTTTAAAACTCGGTCAGCCATTAAAAGTGTTGACTGGCTCATAAATCTCTCAAGAATACAAGCAGCAGTAACATCTTCCAGTGCTAATTCTAATTCGTTAGTTTTTTCCATAACACGTGCTCTTCTTAATAAGGCTTTTGTATACGTCGGATTTAGCTCCAGTGCTTTTGTACAGTCATCCTTTACCGAGCTATAGTTTTCctgaacaataaaaaaaaaattttttaattaatttaattaaatcgaaagatttaaaaaaaaattgatggatATTTTACCAGTGCATCATGAGCAGCAGCTctgttttgataatttttagccAATTCAACATTTTGATCAGCAGGACAGGTCTCGATAGCTTTATTATAAAACGAAATAGCTTCGTCATATTTTCCAGCACCAAAAGCTTGATTTCCAAGGGTCTTAAATCGCTGCGCTTTGGCAGTTGgagtctaaataaattatacataaCGTGTTAATTATATGTATTAACGATCACAGTAAATTGATGACTCATCAGTCTATCAATACTTATAGATAgacattattaaattttaataaaaatatattgtaataataaaataaagtaaaataacctCAGGCTTTTGAGTACTTTTAGTCAAAGTATCACCATCAATTGAAATTTGTTTCTCAGTCCCTACACCATTTGACTTTCC
The DNA window shown above is from Microplitis mediator isolate UGA2020A chromosome 1, iyMicMedi2.1, whole genome shotgun sequence and carries:
- the LOC130678260 gene encoding mitochondrial import receptor subunit TOM70 gives rise to the protein MPVASSATSSISGWLPKWQLALAVGAPVALGLGYIYYKNTSQEKSKGGKSNGVGTEKQISIDGDTLTKSTQKPETPTAKAQRFKTLGNQAFGAGKYDEAISFYNKAIETCPADQNVELAKNYQNRAAAHDALENYSSVKDDCTKALELNPTYTKALLRRARVMEKTNELELALEDVTAACILERFMSQSTLLMADRVLKELGKQHAHEHMKKRKLVMPSKHFIKTYFSSFKSDPIFSDDSDDNDNTALAEVIQMFKDENYDDIIDACTSKIESSGPEDTQVKLKLHLLRGTFYLLLGQHEDAIEDLNAVINSEESPKNVKVNALIKRATMNMQLENPDKCFADFKTAVEIDSECGDVYHHRGQVNLLLDKVDEAKEDSEKALKLNPKSGIAFAQKCYMDYRHAAMTRSPTLIDTAIKEFERAFDLFPDCCECYTLYAQMLCDSQSYDKADEYFAKAIDKDPSNATIRVHRGLLQLQWTGNVEKAVEYINKALEFDQKCEFGYETLGTIQVQRGNLKEAIELFDKALELARTALELTHIFSLQDAAKAQLKVGQRLGANSLFGMGSIMS